One Parafrankia irregularis DNA window includes the following coding sequences:
- a CDS encoding undecaprenyl-diphosphate phosphatase, whose product MNWTEGTILGLVQGLTEFLPVSSSAHLRVVAALAGWDDPGAAFTAVTQIGTAAAVIVYLRSDIARLGRAWFGSLPLSAGSTGADARGAEAQAADARLAWLIAFGTVPIGACGYLFEDVVKGRLRDLRLMSGALAGVGLLLGAADRWADRRPGARKPLAELSARDGLLIGLAQATALIPGVSRSGATIGGGLVLRYSREAASRFSFLLAVPAVAVSGAFGLHRLYREARQPTSTVAWGPLAGASVVAFLVGYAAIAWFLRYVGGNDFAPFVAYRVGLGLLLLALVLAGRTEAIPAA is encoded by the coding sequence GTGAACTGGACCGAAGGCACGATCCTCGGGCTGGTCCAGGGACTCACCGAGTTTCTGCCGGTCTCGTCGAGCGCGCATCTGCGGGTCGTGGCGGCGCTGGCCGGCTGGGACGACCCCGGCGCGGCCTTCACCGCCGTGACCCAGATCGGCACGGCGGCGGCGGTGATCGTCTACCTGCGTTCGGACATAGCCCGCCTCGGTCGCGCCTGGTTCGGATCGCTGCCCCTGTCGGCGGGCAGCACCGGGGCGGACGCCCGCGGTGCCGAGGCTCAGGCCGCCGACGCCCGGCTCGCCTGGCTGATCGCGTTCGGCACCGTTCCCATCGGAGCCTGCGGCTACCTCTTCGAGGATGTGGTGAAGGGCCGGCTGCGTGACCTGCGGCTGATGTCCGGCGCCCTGGCCGGCGTCGGCCTGCTGCTCGGCGCCGCGGACCGGTGGGCGGATCGCCGGCCCGGTGCCCGCAAGCCCCTGGCCGAGCTGTCCGCCCGCGACGGTCTGCTGATCGGGCTGGCGCAGGCCACCGCGCTGATTCCCGGAGTGTCACGGTCCGGCGCGACCATCGGCGGCGGGCTGGTGCTGCGGTACTCGCGTGAGGCCGCGTCGCGTTTCTCCTTCCTGCTCGCCGTCCCCGCGGTCGCGGTGTCGGGGGCGTTCGGGCTGCACCGGCTCTACCGTGAGGCGAGGCAACCGACGTCCACCGTGGCCTGGGGCCCGCTGGCGGGTGCGAGCGTGGTGGCGTTCCTCGTCGGGTACGCGGCGATCGCCTGGTTCCTGCGATACGTGGGCGGGAACGACTTCGCGCCCTTCGTCGCCTACCGAGTCGGCCTGGGGCTGCTGCTCCTGGCCCTCGTGCTCGCCGGACGGACCGAGGCCATCCCGGCAGCTTGA